A genomic window from Denticeps clupeoides chromosome 11, fDenClu1.1, whole genome shotgun sequence includes:
- the uqcrb gene encoding cytochrome b-c1 complex subunit 7, which translates to MASRAPVAGGRLVDGFRKWYYNSCGFNKLGLLRDDTMYEDTDVKEAVRRLPENVYNDRMFRIKRALDLSMKHQILPKQQWTKFEEDKHYLEPYLKEVIRERVEREEWQKK; encoded by the exons TTGCGGGCGGCAGGCTGGTGGATGGCTTCCGGAAATGGTACTACAACTCATGTGGTTTCAATAAATTGG GCTTGCTGCGGGATGACACGATGTACGAGGACACGGATGTGAAGGAGGCTGTCCGCCGGCTGCCGGAAAACGTCTACAACGACAGGATGTTCCGCATCAAGAGAGCTCTGGACCTGTCCATGAAACATCAGATCCTGCCAAAGCAACAGTGGACAAAATTTGAAGAG gATAAGCACTACCTGGAGCCCTACCTGAAAGAGGTGATCCGGGAAAGGGTGGAGCGAGAGGAGTGGCAGAAGAAGTAG